From Zavarzinella sp., one genomic window encodes:
- a CDS encoding enoyl-CoA hydratase/isomerase family protein: MNSLSTISISDNVAIVTLNRPEQRNALSTALIRELIFTFQHLATQPNIRCVILTGNGSAFCAGMDLAELQAGIEAPEADIWHNAQILAQLYELIYHFPYPTIAALNGHAVAGGAGLASVCDLAVSVPETRIGYPEVRRGLVAAMVLPHLLRLVGERTARYWLLTGELFAAKEAFDAGFLNAIVEPPELLSTARKWASWCCQGGPKAIQRTKHLLNAFSPSAQSITLTAHESAEPRLGTECKEGLKAFFDKTVPSWYSPMNDK, encoded by the coding sequence GTGAACAGCCTCAGCACGATTTCAATTTCAGACAACGTTGCCATTGTTACTCTAAACCGGCCAGAACAACGAAATGCCTTATCTACTGCGCTGATCCGTGAACTCATCTTCACGTTTCAGCACCTTGCCACACAGCCGAACATTCGGTGCGTCATTCTAACGGGAAATGGGTCTGCGTTCTGCGCGGGTATGGACCTTGCGGAATTGCAGGCAGGAATCGAGGCACCGGAAGCAGATATTTGGCACAACGCTCAAATACTGGCACAGCTGTACGAATTAATTTATCACTTCCCATATCCGACAATCGCAGCCCTCAATGGGCACGCAGTTGCAGGTGGGGCGGGACTCGCTTCGGTGTGCGACCTCGCTGTCAGTGTGCCTGAAACCAGAATTGGCTATCCGGAAGTTCGACGAGGTCTGGTCGCAGCGATGGTTTTACCCCACCTGTTACGACTGGTGGGAGAAAGAACCGCTCGCTATTGGTTGCTGACAGGGGAACTCTTTGCAGCCAAAGAAGCATTTGATGCAGGATTTCTCAACGCAATTGTGGAACCACCCGAGTTACTATCCACCGCCAGAAAGTGGGCAAGCTGGTGCTGTCAGGGTGGGCCAAAAGCAATCCAACGCACGAAACATTTATTAAATGCCTTCTCACCCAGCGCACAATCAATCACACTTACAGCACATGAAAGTGCCGAACCACGATTAGGCACAGAATGTAAAGAGGGATTGAAGGCGTTTTTCGACAAAACAGTCCCATCCTGGTACTCACCAATGAATGACAAGTAG
- a CDS encoding ATP-grasp domain-containing protein, which produces MIQQLVIVGASIRAAVQSARNAGIQAIGADLFTDADCLAMNAGIVRLGFSDYPHGFLAILRGYVGIPWLYSGGLENYADLIADACITNQLLGCQHPEQFRDPFLLQQQLLPYNVSFPEMSHSFPASGGENWLFKKYHSSGGLGIVSANSSHGESGYYQKLLTGQVRSAAFLASKVMVNLLGVFQLYHQQTPDLPFLYAGNIGPVALSSIESDFLDIIRQFIVEKSGLRGLFGVDYVIHEQQCYLLEVNPRYTASMELWDAWSGKSAVGYHVQACLGKHVVPPSAKGNESLFAKKIIYAITPLKVTRQMQQSLPWWIDRKEDHAGQIHLADIPQVGTVIEPGQPVCSVLFQAKDEAEAETRFHDFVLDW; this is translated from the coding sequence ATGATTCAGCAATTGGTGATTGTGGGTGCCAGCATTCGGGCAGCCGTTCAATCGGCACGCAATGCTGGAATCCAGGCGATTGGTGCAGACTTATTTACCGATGCTGATTGCCTGGCTATGAATGCTGGTATTGTACGATTGGGGTTTTCAGATTACCCCCATGGTTTTCTGGCAATTCTTCGCGGATATGTGGGAATACCCTGGCTCTATTCCGGTGGGCTGGAGAACTATGCTGATTTGATTGCGGATGCATGCATAACAAATCAGTTGCTTGGTTGTCAGCACCCAGAACAATTTCGAGATCCATTTCTGTTACAGCAGCAGTTGCTTCCTTACAACGTTTCTTTTCCAGAAATGTCTCACTCCTTTCCCGCTTCTGGTGGGGAAAACTGGTTGTTTAAGAAGTACCATAGTAGTGGTGGTCTGGGAATCGTTTCGGCAAACTCTTCTCATGGTGAAAGTGGCTATTACCAGAAATTGTTGACTGGGCAGGTGCGATCGGCAGCATTCCTCGCTTCAAAAGTGATGGTTAATCTTTTAGGGGTTTTTCAGCTATATCATCAGCAAACACCCGATTTGCCCTTTTTGTATGCTGGAAATATTGGACCAGTTGCCTTGAGTTCAATTGAATCTGATTTCCTCGACATTATCAGGCAATTTATCGTTGAAAAGTCAGGCTTACGGGGATTGTTTGGCGTGGATTATGTGATTCACGAGCAGCAATGTTATCTGCTGGAAGTTAACCCGCGTTACACCGCATCGATGGAATTGTGGGATGCATGGTCAGGCAAATCAGCAGTTGGTTATCACGTTCAAGCGTGTCTAGGAAAACATGTCGTACCACCCTCAGCGAAAGGAAATGAGTCTCTGTTCGCCAAGAAAATAATCTATGCCATTACTCCGTTGAAGGTTACCAGGCAAATGCAACAGTCTTTGCCGTGGTGGATCGATCGAAAAGAAGATCATGCTGGGCAAATTCATCTTGCAGATATCCCGCAGGTTGGCACGGTGATCGAACCTGGTCAACCAGTTTGTAGTGTGTTATTTCAGGCGAAAGATGAAGCTGAAGCAGAAACCCGCTTTCACGATTTTGTGTTGGATTGGTAA
- a CDS encoding PIG-L family deacetylase, which translates to MSKTALAILAHPDDAEFLCAGTLIRLQQEHGWKVHIATMTAGDCGSTEHSPEEIAAIRRQEGANAAALMGAEYTCLEVRDLRVIYSEALMEKVVQFMVSVRPSLVITHSPDDYHMDHEMTSRTVRGATFAAPIPNYLFDRWSHAPLEHIPHLYYCDPLEGKDVFGQPIVPQFRLNITEQIPLKEKMLAAHASQREWLIRHHGVDDYIIAMKHWAETQGKALGVPFAEGFRQHLGHSYPQNNLLVELLG; encoded by the coding sequence ATGTCGAAAACCGCGCTTGCCATTCTGGCTCATCCCGACGATGCCGAATTTTTATGTGCTGGAACGCTGATCCGCCTGCAGCAGGAACATGGGTGGAAGGTGCACATTGCCACAATGACTGCTGGTGATTGTGGGTCCACCGAACATTCGCCAGAAGAGATTGCAGCAATTCGTCGGCAGGAAGGTGCGAACGCAGCTGCACTGATGGGAGCGGAATATACGTGCCTGGAAGTGAGGGACTTGCGAGTGATCTACTCCGAGGCCCTGATGGAAAAAGTAGTTCAATTCATGGTCTCCGTACGTCCTTCCCTGGTAATCACCCACAGCCCGGACGACTACCACATGGACCATGAAATGACCAGCCGCACCGTACGCGGGGCAACTTTTGCCGCTCCGATCCCAAATTACTTGTTCGATAGATGGTCGCACGCACCTCTGGAACATATCCCCCACCTGTATTATTGTGATCCACTGGAAGGAAAGGATGTTTTTGGGCAACCAATTGTTCCACAATTTCGCCTCAATATCACTGAACAGATTCCTTTGAAGGAAAAAATGCTCGCTGCCCACGCCAGTCAGCGGGAGTGGTTAATTCGCCACCATGGAGTTGATGATTACATCATCGCGATGAAGCACTGGGCAGAAACACAAGGAAAAGCTCTAGGTGTCCCATTTGCAGAAGGTTTCCGCCAACACCTGGGGCATAGTTATCCGCAGAACAATCTTTTAGTAGAGTTATTGGGCTAA
- a CDS encoding ABC transporter ATP-binding protein, which produces MAATMEPQGKAPVSKTGNIVETRNLTKIYKDFWGRKKKVALNALDLEIRRGEIFGLLGPNGSGKTTTIKLLLGLLFPTSGDATVFDQPAGDVRKNEKIGYLPEESYLYRFLNAEETLDFYGRLFDMPPEVRRERSAELIKLVGLENDKRRTLREYSKGMRQRIGLAQALINDPEFVILDEPTSGLDPLGTIWMKELIHNLRDQGKTVLMCSHRLDDVQDVCDRIAILYNGDLQEEGMVSKLVEDSARMELRATGLPITDELKKDLQVLIEKHGGKVESIGHPTTTLEDLFKRVIQESKDRPGRRYMRTDKQ; this is translated from the coding sequence ATGGCTGCAACAATGGAACCACAGGGGAAGGCTCCGGTGTCCAAGACGGGTAATATTGTCGAAACCCGCAACCTGACAAAGATTTACAAAGATTTCTGGGGCCGCAAGAAAAAAGTTGCCCTGAACGCCCTAGACTTGGAAATTCGACGGGGCGAAATCTTTGGTTTGCTGGGCCCCAACGGTTCAGGCAAAACGACAACAATCAAGTTGCTGCTGGGCCTCCTTTTCCCCACCTCTGGCGATGCCACTGTTTTTGACCAGCCTGCAGGTGATGTTCGCAAAAATGAGAAAATCGGCTATTTGCCAGAAGAATCATATTTGTATCGCTTTTTGAATGCGGAAGAAACGCTTGACTTTTACGGCCGCCTGTTTGACATGCCACCCGAAGTGCGTCGGGAGCGTAGTGCCGAACTGATTAAATTGGTGGGTCTGGAAAACGACAAACGCCGTACCTTGCGAGAATACTCAAAAGGGATGCGTCAGCGGATCGGACTTGCTCAAGCACTGATCAACGACCCCGAATTTGTTATTCTGGATGAGCCCACCTCCGGTTTGGACCCACTGGGTACCATCTGGATGAAGGAATTGATTCACAATTTGAGGGATCAGGGGAAAACGGTGCTGATGTGCAGTCACCGTCTGGACGATGTGCAGGATGTCTGTGACCGCATCGCGATTTTATACAACGGCGACCTTCAGGAAGAAGGTATGGTCAGCAAACTGGTGGAGGATTCTGCCCGCATGGAATTGCGTGCCACCGGCCTGCCAATTACGGATGAATTAAAGAAAGACCTGCAAGTCTTGATCGAAAAGCATGGTGGTAAGGTGGAATCGATCGGTCACCCCACCACCACACTTGAAGACCTGTTCAAACGCGTCATTCAGGAAAGTAAAGATCGTCCAGGTCGTCGTTACATGCGTACGGATAAACAGTAA
- a CDS encoding cysteine desulfurase family protein, whose protein sequence is MIYLDHHATTPTRSEVLEVMHRASVEAFGNPSSPHHVGKVARQWLTSALAEIATCLDAHPDEILFTSGATESNNLAIFGLMPDNARQIITSDLEHPCVLAPVEYLGKSHLTVSKCAIKSDGQLNHEDFIRNIGDQPGISTLQLVNHEMGAIQQVSKLSHEIRRLNPQMVVHCDAAQGVGKIPVSFRQLHVDSLSASGHKFGGPKGIGLLIVKKSLKLRPLLHGGHQQHGKRPGTESVPLICGLASALTIANKELTANFAQVSLLKQKFLDCFSGTLHEVNSPTDGSPYVVNIAFPGCRAEMLLIKLDLAGIACSAGSACSSGSLLPSPVLKAIGVPLEKNRSSLRFSFHAQQSVEEITRAGRTVAGIVSTMASVG, encoded by the coding sequence ATGATTTACCTGGATCATCACGCTACGACACCTACACGTTCAGAAGTGCTGGAAGTGATGCATCGTGCCAGCGTGGAAGCGTTTGGGAATCCGTCCAGTCCCCACCACGTGGGGAAAGTTGCCCGGCAGTGGTTGACAAGCGCTCTTGCAGAAATCGCGACCTGTCTTGATGCCCACCCAGACGAGATTTTATTTACAAGTGGTGCCACGGAATCAAACAATCTGGCAATCTTCGGACTTATGCCAGACAATGCACGTCAGATAATCACATCTGATTTAGAACACCCGTGCGTGCTTGCACCCGTGGAATATCTTGGAAAATCACATTTAACAGTCTCTAAATGTGCGATCAAGTCCGATGGTCAACTTAATCATGAAGATTTTATTAGGAACATTGGGGATCAACCCGGGATTAGCACGCTTCAATTAGTGAACCACGAAATGGGTGCGATTCAACAAGTTTCGAAACTTTCCCATGAGATTCGGCGATTGAACCCACAAATGGTCGTGCATTGCGATGCCGCCCAGGGTGTGGGAAAAATCCCAGTCTCATTTCGACAACTTCATGTTGATAGTCTTAGTGCCAGCGGGCACAAATTCGGTGGCCCTAAGGGAATTGGGCTGTTGATTGTGAAAAAATCATTAAAATTGCGTCCTTTACTGCACGGTGGGCACCAGCAGCATGGTAAGCGACCTGGTACCGAAAGTGTCCCACTGATTTGTGGATTGGCCAGTGCCTTAACTATTGCTAATAAAGAACTTACGGCGAATTTTGCTCAAGTGAGTCTGTTAAAGCAAAAATTTTTGGATTGTTTTTCAGGCACGCTACATGAGGTCAATAGCCCCACTGATGGTTCACCTTATGTGGTCAACATCGCCTTTCCCGGGTGCCGTGCGGAAATGCTTCTCATTAAACTGGATCTTGCTGGTATTGCCTGTTCTGCCGGTTCGGCCTGTTCCAGTGGCTCGTTGCTGCCATCCCCAGTCTTGAAGGCAATTGGGGTGCCATTGGAGAAAAATCGGTCATCTCTGAGATTCAGCTTTCACGCACAACAGTCCGTTGAGGAAATAACCAGAGCAGGTCGCACGGTTGCCGGAATTGTTTCGACTATGGCATCTGTGGGATAG
- a CDS encoding class I SAM-dependent methyltransferase, with amino-acid sequence MALSDSVGQFFDQLATDYNIAILRCFPKYPEMLRTVVDFLPDFHASTVAELGCGTGNLSKLLAAKYPESKMTLVDLSQDSLTVAQHSLPEMRKCEFLCCDMNDLDFPDHSFQVVTSAIAIHHLNSEQKKQLFAKIIRWLAPGGVFIFADQFRGDNDRLYQLQMNQWYQASMHAGSCRAEWDSWMSHQKEHDHHDRLRDQINWLEQAGFSTIDCVWKCMLWTVLVAEKSK; translated from the coding sequence GTGGCTCTTTCGGATTCTGTGGGCCAGTTTTTTGACCAACTTGCTACAGATTATAATATCGCAATATTGCGATGCTTTCCAAAATATCCGGAAATGTTACGCACGGTGGTTGATTTTCTGCCTGATTTCCACGCATCTACGGTGGCGGAATTGGGCTGCGGTACAGGTAACTTAAGCAAATTGCTGGCAGCTAAGTATCCCGAATCCAAGATGACCTTGGTGGATCTGTCACAAGATTCTTTGACTGTTGCCCAGCATTCATTGCCAGAAATGAGGAAATGCGAGTTTTTATGTTGCGATATGAATGATTTGGATTTTCCAGATCATTCATTTCAGGTGGTTACTTCAGCAATTGCAATCCACCATCTGAATTCCGAGCAGAAGAAGCAACTTTTCGCAAAAATAATACGTTGGCTGGCACCAGGTGGGGTGTTCATTTTTGCGGATCAGTTCCGTGGTGACAATGATCGTCTCTACCAGCTACAAATGAATCAATGGTATCAGGCGAGCATGCACGCAGGTTCCTGTAGAGCCGAGTGGGATTCCTGGATGTCCCACCAAAAGGAACACGATCACCACGATCGACTGAGAGATCAAATCAACTGGTTAGAACAGGCGGGATTCAGCACGATTGATTGCGTATGGAAATGTATGCTTTGGACGGTTTTGGTGGCAGAAAAATCAAAATAA
- a CDS encoding adenine phosphoribosyltransferase encodes MNLFDYIRDVPDFPKPGIMFKDITPLLSNPQAFQHAVQQLAAPFLDPLPDVIAAAEARGFLFAAPLALAMQRPLVPLRKPGKLPYSTHSLKYDLEYGSAELHMHVDAVKPGDKVLLIDDVLATGGTMRAAIELIRNAGGEILACGFLMELAFLKGKQLLDGIPSHSVLVVD; translated from the coding sequence ATGAATCTGTTCGATTATATTCGCGATGTGCCTGATTTTCCCAAGCCGGGGATCATGTTCAAGGATATTACCCCACTGCTCAGCAATCCGCAGGCTTTTCAGCACGCGGTGCAGCAGTTGGCCGCGCCTTTTCTTGATCCTTTGCCAGATGTGATTGCGGCTGCGGAAGCTCGAGGCTTTTTGTTTGCTGCCCCACTGGCGTTGGCAATGCAACGGCCGTTGGTGCCATTGCGTAAACCAGGAAAGCTTCCTTACAGCACCCACAGTTTGAAATACGATCTGGAATACGGCAGTGCGGAACTGCACATGCATGTCGATGCGGTGAAACCGGGCGATAAAGTGCTGCTGATTGACGATGTACTGGCCACTGGTGGGACAATGCGAGCAGCAATCGAACTGATTCGCAATGCAGGTGGGGAAATACTAGCTTGCGGCTTCCTGATGGAGCTGGCTTTTTTGAAAGGCAAGCAACTCCTGGATGGCATTCCGTCTCACTCTGTGCTGGTTGTTGATTAG
- a CDS encoding GNAT family N-acetyltransferase — MHNDQNRSRQNVVVRRAEFDDWQTIAQFNQALAAETESKFLPDELIVPGVQKVFSDPAKGQYFVACHDSLVVGQMMITFEWSDWRNGWFWWIQSVYVRQEWRRQGIFKQIFQYVEQLAHEQGDVVGLRLYVEKENLVAQTTYGALKMFDSGYYMFEKKLQSKE; from the coding sequence ATGCATAACGATCAGAATCGTTCTAGGCAAAATGTTGTTGTTCGGCGTGCTGAATTCGACGATTGGCAAACAATCGCACAATTTAACCAGGCCCTTGCCGCTGAAACTGAAAGCAAATTCCTGCCAGACGAACTGATCGTTCCTGGAGTTCAGAAAGTATTTTCCGACCCCGCAAAGGGACAATACTTCGTTGCCTGCCATGACTCATTGGTGGTGGGCCAGATGATGATCACATTCGAGTGGAGCGACTGGCGGAATGGCTGGTTCTGGTGGATTCAAAGTGTCTACGTACGCCAGGAGTGGCGAAGACAGGGCATATTCAAACAAATATTTCAATATGTTGAGCAGTTAGCCCACGAGCAAGGCGATGTGGTGGGCTTACGGCTCTATGTTGAAAAGGAAAATCTCGTCGCACAGACAACTTATGGGGCGTTAAAAATGTTCGATTCGGGCTATTACATGTTTGAAAAGAAATTGCAGAGCAAAGAATAA
- a CDS encoding glycosyltransferase family 2 protein gives MNTPPEVSIIVVNYKTARLVADLLQSIALQVLSEANIHVIVVDNASPDNSWVELQSMQASHKYPWVHLIQAPHNRGFSAGNNVGIRYAQQKFPNTHFFHLLNPDTLVHAGAIRELVQAFEQYPTVGIAGSRMENPDGSFQTGGFRFPGIFSELEEAIRFKWCTRLLARWQIMLPDSAVSTYCDWVCGASMMIRREVIEEIGPFDEDFFLYFEEVDFCHRAADVGWNCCYVPSSRVTHLEGQATGVTGKQATAKRRPKYWFNSRHRYMNRHLPGAACAFANLARLVGLTSWEIRRRIQKKPSHLPERFYQDFMMDIVERI, from the coding sequence ATGAACACCCCACCTGAAGTGTCGATCATCGTGGTCAATTACAAGACCGCGCGACTCGTTGCCGATCTGCTGCAAAGTATTGCTTTGCAAGTACTTAGCGAAGCGAACATCCACGTGATCGTCGTGGACAACGCCTCACCGGACAATTCCTGGGTGGAGTTACAGTCGATGCAGGCGTCCCACAAATACCCGTGGGTGCATTTAATCCAAGCTCCCCACAATCGTGGCTTTTCGGCGGGGAACAACGTGGGTATTCGATATGCTCAACAGAAGTTTCCGAACACTCACTTCTTCCACCTGTTGAACCCAGATACATTAGTCCACGCAGGAGCCATTCGTGAACTTGTACAGGCATTTGAACAATACCCCACGGTGGGCATTGCTGGAAGTCGAATGGAAAACCCGGATGGCAGCTTTCAGACAGGTGGCTTTCGTTTCCCAGGTATCTTTTCTGAACTTGAGGAAGCAATCCGCTTTAAGTGGTGCACACGATTACTCGCTCGCTGGCAGATTATGCTGCCTGATTCCGCTGTAAGTACTTATTGTGATTGGGTTTGCGGTGCTTCCATGATGATCCGGCGGGAAGTCATTGAAGAAATCGGCCCGTTTGATGAAGATTTTTTCCTTTATTTCGAGGAAGTAGATTTCTGCCACCGTGCTGCCGATGTTGGCTGGAACTGTTGTTACGTTCCCTCAAGCAGAGTCACCCACCTGGAGGGTCAGGCAACCGGAGTTACTGGGAAGCAGGCAACTGCAAAGCGTCGGCCGAAATACTGGTTTAATTCCCGTCACCGTTACATGAACCGGCACCTGCCAGGTGCAGCGTGTGCCTTTGCCAATCTTGCACGTCTAGTTGGGCTGACGAGTTGGGAAATCCGCAGACGAATCCAGAAAAAGCCATCTCACTTACCGGAACGGTTCTACCAGGATTTCATGATGGATATCGTTGAAAGAATTTAA
- a CDS encoding PQQ-binding-like beta-propeller repeat protein — protein MALLLLWQTGIMASNSSNKNMMKLVFFITLISSLVWFVLVQKKPKIVWRAAFLVVIFSVPNIFLVYVSMDGEFFPIIRYRDWVLNTFFGGSHEQRLKKHREEQGKSTIVAKLTPNTTDVIQYRGPDRGGVYDGPPLSHNWDKQPPKMLWRQPVGGGYASFVTANGCLITLEQRKNENGEDQEMVVCYEAVNGKEIWTSGWNALFSERLGGDGPRSTPTIANGDVFALGATGKLVCIDGENGKQKWAVETLENNENITWGMSGSPLVIGDQVIVNPGSQTEASKGSAVRSYDRNTGKLQWQAGSYQAGYCSPQVAKIGEDEQILIFDADGLAGHQLSDGKELWRFHFPTYMGINVAQPVVIDDHTIFIGAGYGAAGVCINVTKSENQWQVKEKYRTSNKVMRLKMSPAVRLTNKNGDYLYGLDDGVMQCMDLATGKQKWRDDRRAKKGQAYGHGQIAASDGVLIILTEYGELVLVDATETEFREIGRIDALTRGPKTWTVPIIVDGILYVRNEEQMAAFDLRQ, from the coding sequence TTGGCGTTATTGCTGCTGTGGCAAACCGGCATCATGGCAAGCAATTCATCCAACAAAAATATGATGAAGCTGGTATTTTTTATCACCTTGATCAGTTCGCTGGTGTGGTTTGTACTGGTGCAGAAAAAGCCAAAAATTGTCTGGAGAGCAGCCTTTCTAGTAGTAATTTTTAGTGTCCCAAACATTTTCCTCGTTTACGTGTCGATGGATGGGGAGTTTTTCCCAATCATTCGTTACCGCGACTGGGTGCTGAACACTTTCTTTGGTGGGAGTCACGAACAACGCTTGAAAAAGCATCGGGAAGAGCAGGGCAAGTCGACTATTGTTGCAAAATTAACCCCCAACACGACAGATGTGATTCAGTATCGTGGCCCCGACCGTGGTGGTGTCTACGATGGCCCACCGCTTTCTCATAATTGGGATAAGCAGCCACCGAAAATGCTTTGGCGGCAACCCGTCGGCGGGGGATATGCATCGTTTGTTACTGCAAACGGCTGCCTGATCACGCTGGAACAGCGAAAAAATGAAAATGGCGAAGATCAGGAAATGGTCGTCTGTTACGAGGCTGTAAACGGCAAAGAAATCTGGACTTCTGGCTGGAATGCTCTGTTTTCCGAACGGTTGGGTGGGGATGGACCGCGTTCCACGCCCACAATTGCCAATGGCGACGTATTCGCACTGGGTGCCACCGGAAAACTGGTTTGTATTGATGGCGAAAATGGCAAGCAGAAGTGGGCTGTTGAAACATTAGAAAACAATGAAAATATTACCTGGGGGATGAGTGGTTCTCCGCTAGTGATTGGAGATCAGGTGATTGTTAATCCTGGTTCCCAGACTGAAGCCAGCAAGGGCAGTGCGGTGCGTTCTTATGATCGCAATACAGGTAAGTTACAGTGGCAGGCAGGAAGTTATCAGGCTGGGTATTGTTCCCCACAAGTTGCGAAAATTGGCGAAGATGAGCAGATTCTCATTTTTGATGCTGATGGTCTTGCTGGCCACCAATTATCTGATGGTAAAGAACTGTGGCGTTTTCATTTCCCCACTTATATGGGGATTAATGTTGCCCAACCGGTGGTGATCGATGATCACACGATATTCATCGGTGCTGGGTATGGTGCTGCAGGCGTATGCATCAATGTTACCAAATCGGAAAATCAGTGGCAGGTGAAGGAAAAATACCGCACATCGAACAAGGTGATGCGTTTGAAAATGTCCCCCGCCGTACGGCTAACGAACAAAAACGGTGATTACCTTTACGGACTTGATGATGGTGTGATGCAGTGCATGGATTTGGCCACAGGGAAACAAAAATGGCGAGACGACCGCAGAGCAAAGAAAGGTCAGGCGTATGGCCATGGCCAAATTGCTGCCAGTGATGGAGTGCTGATTATTCTGACGGAATATGGGGAACTTGTTCTGGTCGATGCGACAGAAACTGAATTCCGAGAAATCGGTCGCATCGACGCACTGACACGTGGGCCAAAAACCTGGACTGTACCGATTATTGTTGACGGGATTCTGTATGTTCGGAATGAAGAGCAGATGGCAGCATTCGACCTGCGGCAATAA
- a CDS encoding sigma-70 family RNA polymerase sigma factor has protein sequence MSPETQIARLMMQHRTTLYGYIFACLRDHSDSEDVLQLVTIAAMESCHQLRDEKGFLPWAREIARRRVLAHRRSKAKEKPIDPELVQALTDAADRVDKKLPATPQQLALLECLDHLPPNSKLLIMERYDSQSGDAEHLAAKFGNTVQSIYARIKRIKIALRKCVERRIMEESTLDL, from the coding sequence ATGTCTCCTGAAACCCAAATCGCCCGATTGATGATGCAGCACCGTACAACGCTGTATGGGTATATTTTTGCCTGCTTGCGGGATCACAGCGATTCAGAAGATGTACTGCAACTGGTGACAATTGCGGCAATGGAATCCTGCCACCAACTGCGGGATGAAAAAGGTTTTCTGCCATGGGCAAGAGAAATTGCCCGTCGCCGAGTTTTAGCCCACCGTCGTTCGAAAGCAAAAGAAAAACCGATCGATCCGGAGTTGGTGCAGGCATTAACCGATGCGGCAGATCGCGTGGATAAAAAACTGCCCGCGACACCACAGCAATTGGCATTACTTGAATGCCTGGATCACCTCCCACCCAACAGTAAGCTGCTGATCATGGAGCGGTACGATTCCCAATCGGGAGATGCCGAACACCTTGCAGCTAAGTTCGGGAACACCGTGCAGTCAATTTATGCACGGATTAAACGGATTAAAATTGCATTGCGAAAATGTGTTGAACGTCGCATCATGGAAGAAAGCACCCTGGATTTGTGA
- a CDS encoding isochorismatase family protein: MRLIICTFCFAPIFANNSYGGEEEFRVQIRKRTADEQNAKIIEEEVLINSQRTAVIVCDVWDAHHCLNAVRRVEEMVPTMNKFIEQARKQGALIIHAPSDCMKSYAGTPGRKLAQNAPPAKNLPKDIGKWCYRIPIEEKAKYPIDQSDGGEDDDPKEHAEWHEKLKAKGLNPKAPWKKQHAGITIDAKDAISDSGVEIWNLLETEKRGVVIILGVHTNMCVLGRPFGLRQMAKNGKQVFLVRDLTDTMYNPKMAPFVSHFEGTQLIIEYIEKYICSTFTSNMILKEGKEFRFKGDTTPRK, from the coding sequence TTGCGATTGATAATCTGTACCTTCTGTTTTGCCCCAATTTTTGCCAACAATTCATACGGCGGTGAGGAAGAATTTCGTGTTCAAATACGAAAGCGGACTGCTGATGAGCAAAATGCCAAGATAATCGAAGAAGAAGTGTTGATCAATTCCCAACGCACCGCAGTAATCGTTTGCGATGTGTGGGATGCCCACCATTGCCTGAATGCGGTGAGGCGGGTCGAAGAAATGGTGCCCACCATGAATAAGTTCATTGAACAAGCGAGAAAGCAGGGTGCATTGATCATCCATGCCCCTTCCGATTGCATGAAATCCTACGCAGGCACCCCGGGGCGAAAGCTGGCACAAAATGCCCCACCTGCAAAAAATCTGCCCAAAGATATCGGGAAATGGTGCTACCGCATCCCGATTGAAGAAAAAGCCAAATACCCCATCGATCAATCGGACGGTGGTGAAGACGATGACCCCAAAGAACATGCAGAATGGCATGAAAAATTAAAGGCGAAAGGACTCAACCCCAAAGCACCATGGAAGAAACAGCACGCAGGGATCACCATTGATGCCAAAGATGCCATCAGTGATTCTGGTGTTGAGATCTGGAATCTGTTGGAAACGGAAAAACGGGGAGTTGTCATCATTCTGGGAGTTCACACCAATATGTGCGTGCTGGGGCGCCCATTTGGGCTGCGACAAATGGCCAAGAATGGCAAACAGGTCTTCCTTGTACGAGATTTAACCGACACCATGTACAACCCCAAAATGGCCCCATTCGTCAGCCATTTTGAAGGCACCCAGTTAATTATTGAGTACATTGAAAAGTACATTTGCTCCACCTTCACCTCAAATATGATCCTTAAAGAAGGAAAAGAATTTCGCTTCAAAGGTGATACCACACCCCGAAAGTAA